GATAGCAGAGAGTGTGCAAGATCTTGACGTCGGAATATTGGGTCAGTACAAGCAAAGAATTCTGATATTATGTTGAgagctatataattaatattgcCCCCCTCCTCTACAGTGAACAATGTTGGGTTGGGTAATGAACATCCCGAGGTGTTGCTAAAGATGCCAATAGAGGTCAGTAGAGGTCATTGTATGTATTCCAAGATTCAAACTTGCTTGGTTTAATCAcctctccctcccacacaccccacacatacacacacccacccacacacacagaggatgCGCAAGATGGTGGAGCTCAATATTCAAACTTTGATGCACATGTCACATCTCATCATGCCCCAGATGGTTGCTAAGGGGCGTGGGCTTGTCATCAACTTGTCGTCGGCCGCTGCTATTAGACCTGGCGTCATGCACACTGTCTATGCATCTACTAAAGTGAGTAATGGTTGGCTCTCAAGATCATCCCTTTAGAGAGGTCAATATATAGTGTGAGTGTCCGTTTAGAGAGGTCAATATATAGTGTGAGTGCTTGTGCATAATAGTGAGTGCTTGCAGTAATTAATATTACAGTGTTGTACAATTTATTGCCTTTTTTATGGTACAActtcacacacccacacacacacacacaccctcacacacacacacacacacacccctccacacacacacacacccacaccctcacacccacacacacacccctccacacacacacaccctcacacacacacacacacacccctccacacacacacacacatccctccacacacacacacacacacacacacacacacacacagtctttTGTTGACTTCTTCTCCACGTCTCTTTCTCTGGAGTATGCCAGCAAGGGAATCATTGTTCAGGTATAAATATAAGTGTTTACTGTATCTACCAATTAAGTATATTACGTTTATCATGTTAAAATTGCAAAGTGTGTAGAATACATAGGTCCATTGATTGATGATTCATTTTATGTTTTTCCCACTGCAGAATGTTGCTCCATTTTTTGTTGCCACAGCATTGAGTGGAATGCGTCGCACTAATTTGTTTGTTGCCGATGCCAACCAGTACGCCAGGTCTGCTCTGGCTACAGTGGGTATAATGAGCTTCACCCACGGAACACTCAGTCATTCAATGCAGGTACAGGGAGAATACAGACATGGAGTATGTTTTTGTGTGGATAACTTGATGCAGCAGTTTAGTATACATAATGTAGGCTATAGAAAGAGTACGTAtatatgtagctagctattagctGTTTTACAGTATACGTGCATGTCATTATATCAAAGCAAACATGCAtgtccccacacccacacccacacacacacacaggcagtgTTGATCCGGCTTATCCCCCAGTGCCTCCTCATACCCGGGATGTGGCGTGCCATGAAAGGAGCTAAGGCAAAATACCTCAAGAAACAAGCCAAGAGAAAGTGAATTGCCATTAATTGCAGactatagtctagctatagTTAGGGGTTGAGTGTGGAGTATGGACATGTAATTGGTTGTATTGTGTTTTAATGTTGTTGATTTTTGTAAATTTTGATATAAATGTGAGAGCTGAAAAGCTGCCTGACTGTGTATGGTTTCATTCTCAAGTCAAGTTATTATTCTCATTTGGACAATTGAATATTAACACAGTCACAGGTTATCACATGTGcagactataatattatacagttcCACTCCTACTATTATTAACTATATCCTAGTGGGTCAGTGCAGCTTCTTAAGAGTGGGGTCAGTGAGAGGTAAGAGTTGTCCCCTTTGAGTGACCTCTTCCTCCACTCCTGACAGATGATCACGATACGTCATCACTTGTAGAGCCTCCCACTCGTCCTGCATGTAGAGAATATACGGAAGCATATCACCAAACCTTTCATATCACCAAACCATAATTGCATGCTATAATAAGCTAAAGACTACAAAAGATCACAGCTGCATGCAGATATGCAGACAATAAGTACAGGAACcgcctctataacggacacctttggggaacaatgttttgacccttatacagaggtggcttttgttgagaggttgttttgtacacaaactgttcatttgggacctgggtgcctggccgttatatagcagctgaCCTTTATTCGGAGATGgctgttaacagaggttccactgtagttatATTAATGTGAAGTGTCTACTGTTAAAGTGCAATATATAAAAGTACGATaaaatggtataattattgactgaaGAAGTATGAAGATTCTTAGCCTAGTGATAATGATATATTCGCAATCGTATCTGGCAGTTAAATATCTAATTGTGGATTGTGGTTTTGCTAATACTGCAAGTGTAGCTAAAGGAACAAAAAAGTGATTTAATTTGTATATAACTGATAATATGTACCTTGAACAGCTGGTTCATGTTAGGTGGTTTCCCTCCCATGGACTGTCCCTGCATTGACATCTGCTGGGCCATCTGCCGAGTCTGGTCAgccgctgtgtgtgtgggatgggtggtgtgtggtgtgggtgggaggTCGTTATTAGCAAGCAGGAAAAcagcacatgtacattattacaATTTAATCAGCCATAACTTTtgttctgttggtccaatttCAGTGGcattatgattttctgaatgcTGAGAAAAAACTCTATCAGATGGTATGTTCAGCTCACAATTTTTGATCGGACTTGATTTTGAACTTTTACCCCAccttatagcccacgctttttgtcaaaaacagccTCGAAAATGATCTTTGATTTTAAtacaccatctgaaagagctcactTTGAGCTACCAGAAAATCAttaaatcattgaaattggaccatcCAAACccaagttatggccgttcaaagatccCTGCTTGTAGTAACTAAGGTACATGCAGTGCTGGTTGCTATGCTCGTAAGAATGACTTATTCTAAACTCTTATAATGCGTCGAGTTCGTATGCTCCGTTAAATTTGTTTTCCCCACCAAAATCGGGTCCAATCAaaaacgtgtgtgtgtgtgtgtgtgtactgcacGCATATGCCCAACCCACTCACCATTATCAGCTCCCAGGATCAGACCATAGATGCTCCTCAGACCAAACACGTTCAGGAAGTACCACGACATCGAGCTcaccctaaacacacacacaaagggcAAGAGGTGAACAGTAACAGGTGAAGACATTGCATGGACTATAAAGCTGTGTTGTATAGTACGTTGTATACATAAATAAGAAGGATATGGATTGGGAGTCAGAGTGACAAGTATTTACCAATGGCTAGTTGGTGGTGCTATAGGACAAAAAATAACCACTTCCTCGGCGCTAGTTTACTACATGTTGGGATGTGTGTTAGATTGAGGATAGaaaaatagccaccacttaGAAAATTCCAGCCACATTCCTGATCAACCACCAGCCACATTCCTTATATAGTTATACAGCCTTTGCAATGACAAGGAATAAGGTTGGGCCAGTAGTTATAATACACGCTTGTAAAgatagcctataattatacaaaatgtTCGTACCATGAGGCACTGAGAGTCTTGAGTTCAATCCCACGCTGTAGCATGCTCTTAAAACGCAGCGTGAGGGGGAAGGGGACCTTGGCTGCATGTACGGAagagagggtgtggtcaataacaggggggggggaaagTTATAgggtacatataattatggaaggCAATACTGTAATGAATATCTGTATCGTACTTGTGATAAATCCAGCGAAGGTCCAGTTGATCCAGCCTCCGATGACTATCATGGGCAGGACGTTGGTGAAGGTTCCCTTCATCATCTCAAACGCCATGTTTGGGTCTACAGAGGACAGGGGGTGGGGAAACAAATTGTCATCACGATAAAAAAATTTTATGTTGAGAAAAACTACGTATAGATACAGTCAATGTACAAGTTATATATATGAGGCAAGCTATATCCCTTGCAACAATTATCAGTTGACTGGATACACAAAGCCTTGGACACAAAGCCTTGGATACAAAGCCTTGGATACAAAGCCTTGGACACAAAGCCTTGGACACAAAGCCTTGGATACAAAGCCTTGGATACAAAGCCTTGGACACAAAGCCTTGGACACAAAGCCTTGGATACAAAGCCTTGGACACAAAGCCTTGGAAAAGCCTTGGATACAAAGCCTTGGATACAAAGCCTATATTTTCAGGGGGTGATGTGTACTAGTAAGTACCTCCCATAGCTTGCATTGGATTGGCTGCCGCTCTCTGCTCTGTCTTGAAGTAACCCCTCTCTTCATTATGGAAGAAATGCTTCCTCATCAGAAACGACTGCAATGGGGAGATCAGTCATAAATATGAACCCCAAATACGCATTTTTGATTACTAGCTGATAATAGATAAATACACATAATGAATTTTGAGAATCCATCAGATCAATTTCTAAAGAATGTGACACTTTGTAAAGCCACTAGTTCTTCACATGCATGTTAGCATAACATATAATGTGTAGGTGCAGCACGGTGCGACATgcatagcctccttcaccggccttccctgagtgaagtgcggcctgggatcgaggctaggtgcAGCATGGCTGTGGGGCATTAATTGATCAAGAAAACTAAAAAGGAACAGTAACAGGCAAGGCTATACAGCTATGGTGCCTTGTAGTAGATAATGATCTTTAGgcccttgaccacaatctactaccggccaataaacagcttgtggcaGGCAAGAAGTCTTGCAGGCAGGCACTcatagtcatgcatgcaatagttattacatgtaAACTGATACACATACTCAAAGCATTTTACTGTGTTCCCTAAGTCTCTGCATGTGGTTTCTCAATTAGTGTTGTTTTCCAGTTTTTAGATTGCATCAATCAACCACAATATAGAACAGAGTCATCAACAGCATCTATTACCAACTACAGCTGTACAACTACCCAGTTACACGATTGAGCATAAACTGAGCAAATTTGGATAAAGATGGCTTACACAGAGCAACAGAAAGCCTACCATCTTAGGAAGATGAGGACCAGAGCTGCAAGACTGGATATCAATAAAGATGGATTCATTTCACGTGAAGACTACGAAATCATGAGCAAGAGATTGGCTGAATACAGCAAAGTAACTGAAGAGCAAGCTAAGAAAATCCGTGATTCTGTACTAGCTGTAGCTGACAGCATTAAGCTTACTGGTGATACAAAGTATCCAGTTGAACAATTTGCTATGAAGATTAGTCAAACTATTCTTGGGAATACAGGAGAAAAGAATCAAACTGATTTGCATACTTCCCACAACGCTTTGTTTGATGTCATCGACACTAATGGTGATGGTCACATTTCAGTGGAGGAGTTTAAGGTCTACTTGAAGGTGGTGGCTCCGGGCGTGACAGAGGATCAAGATAAGCATGCTTTTGATGTTATCGATGCTGACAAGAACGGGGAAATCAGCCGAGAGGAATTCTTGGCAGCTGCTGAAGATTTCTTCATTGGTGTTGAAGAGACAGAGCTTGCTGCAGCATTCATGGGAAAGCTGGTGGACTAAGTCAAGCAATTGGACTATAAACACTGTATTATAGTGAAGTGGACTGAACAAACTAATGCTGTATTAGCGTAATATAGCCCATGAAGCAAAGAAGCTATAGTATAGCTGTAGAGATAATTAGCAGTAGCTATGCcatttgtgtgcatgcatggaatgtgCATTTAGTCAATGTCTCTGTTAACTTCCACTATTAATGGGGTTAGTTCGGTAGTAAATGTTTGAGATTGTCGTATGCAGTGAAGTATCAAGCCATGCAAAGACGACACGCATgtaccatacatgtaccatacaaGCAAAGGAGTGTACAGAGGGTTTCAGGTAGGTTGACACTAGCACATGTAGTGTGCGGTCATGGTTGAGTGCACTTCACTTTGTACGTACACAGTTCCCACAGCTATGGTCAGTGGTGCTGATTTAGTGACaaggttaccatagatacacagCACCGTATCTAATCTTGTAGTTAGGAAGTCAGGTATATATAgcttcgattccaggccgattaaaatacggcctggtacctattgcatggtgatagtgcgcatgcgttagtttattcaccagaatctggggaatccccttttttctCTATTTGTATCTATGTACATCagttagctctctattgcgttgttccagaaggctttcacactagtctgaagccagaagaggctctcatctacctctatgacagttgtatggtcaggatgtcttagcTTGGAtgtgtacaggctatgggaagtgtatggtgcctcaaactgctacttgtGAAGACAGtccggctataggaccatcgtagacgtagatgagagcctccaaACTAGcattcaagccttctagaccaacgcaatagatggcataagccacagcttcacggaactcagtcatggagataaagtattacggaacatattcttagtaaacggactaatttcctgtgtaatttactaaggttttacgttcgtagtacgattacccatattctgggtaatttgaagcgcatgcgcactatcacccctgcaataggtaccaggccgtattttaatgcagcctagaatcgaggctatggtaAGACTAAtgcataatttttttatatcCATACAGTTAGGAAGATATAGCACATTACATTTAAACCATGCAGCAGCATATGCAAACTAAGCCACTGCTGTGCTTAATTTGCAGCTTATACTTGTACGTTTGGGACAAAATTTAATAGTGAAATGCAagatatataccgtatagcgtgacattttcgaggggcttaatttttgctgattgCGTGGGTTAGCAaccctacacgaaaattaagtccacgaaaattgttagaataatctgctataacgtgcaaaggcgtggcttccggtaagcagtcattccacaaacattgtgcaacgaaatgcttaaGTTTAGAGGCctttccacgaaatataagtgcctcgaaaacaACTCGCTATTGTATAGAACcttgattatccggacaccttggttccagaggcaggccggataactgtagataatcgaatagataaaccacgccttgatccacccactttattgataaacagcagtgctaCATGGTtatctgcacatgcgcagaggTTAAAGcaggcctgtctccatagtaacagctgcaatgcgcatgcgcatttcagggacacgcccattttctgaatttaTTAAAAAAGAAACttccaagccggataatcgaggttctggataatcgaggttctactgtatatggTAATTGGCTGCCTCAAGTACAGGCCGCAAGAGTAAAACGCATTCGAGGCAATGCATTGTGCctttaatttattatttttattgagCATGTGCAAAAATGGGGGGCGTGGCTTTAGTGCATATTGCAGCAGAAAGATATACTGTAGATCTAGAACTGAGCAATTGAACCAGCACACGAGAAAGATGGCTTACACAGAGCAACAGAAAGCCTACCATCTTAGAAAGATGAGGACCAGAGCTGCAAGACTGGATATCAACAAAGATGGATTCATTTCACGTGAAGACTACGAAATCATGAGCAAGAGATTGTCTGAATACAGCAAACTAACTGAAGAGCAAGCTAAGAAAATCCACGATTCTTTACTAGCTGTAGCTGACAGTCAAAAGATCATTGGTGATACAAAATATTCAGTTGAAGTCTATGCTACAAAGGGCAGTCAAGGAATTCTCCAACAACCACGGGAAAGAAGTTTAGCCTTTTTGCATAATTCCCACAACGCTTTGTTTGATGGCATCGACACTAATGGTGACGGACACATTTCAGTTGAGGAGTTCAAGGTCTACTTGAAGGTGGTGGCCCTGGACATGTCAGAGGATGAAGCCAAGCATGCTTTTGAGGTCATCGATGCTAACAAGAACGGGGAAATCAGTCGAGAGGAATTTTTAGCAGCTGCTGAAAATTTCTTCTTTGGTGTTGAAGAGACAGAGCTTGCTGCAGCATTCATGGGAAAGCTGGTGGACTAAGTCATGCATTGATTGGACTGATTTTAAAATGGAATACATGTAAAAAGTATAGAATCTGATGAAATGCAATAATAGAATGTTAATTATCATTTGGCTTCATCTGAGTGTGTACTGCCTATACAGTTATAGCCATACTTTTCTGTTACCTATATTTAAGACCTAACGCTATAGACTgagctactataattattgttaatgtTTTCTTAGAAAATATTTCTTTATTGGAGTCAAATTAAAATGAATACATTCATGTAAAAACTAAGAAATGCAGTAACAGATTGTTAATCATTTGGCTTCATCCGAGCTAGTGTGTACTGCATTAGAGTTATAGCTGTTGTTTAAGACCAATGAAAGTTGACCTGCAATTACTCAACTAGACCGAGTTATGCATGTCCACTGATTAGCATTTCTTCTTAGAAAAGATTTCTTCCTTggagttcataattatgtttatatcTTATTTTAGGGAAGTTCCAGCTTGTAAATTAAACGAGGGAGCATGCAAGACTGACTAtaacagctgcatgtatatattctGTCTAACATAACCTTGACAATTAGTGGACATGGAACATTGGGTTAGATACACACCGCAGATAATCAACAACTGCAACacgtggtgggtgtggcttcaaTCCGTATCTATATATACTtatttgcatgcataattacatacactagctatacatgcagtaaagcTGACACTGAGCGAGTTTAACCTAAAGCACACGAGAAAGCATACGAGAAAGATGGCTTACACAGAGCAACAGAAAGCCTACCATCTTAGGAAGATGAGAACCAGAGCTGCAAGACTGGATATCAACAAAGATGGATTTATTTCACGTGAAGACTACGAAATCATGAGCAAGAGATTGTCTGAATACAGCAAAGTAACTGAAGAGCAAGCTAAGAAAATCCGTGATTCTTTACTAGCTGTAGCTGACAGCATTAAGCTTACTGGTGATGCAAAGTATCCAGTTAAAGAATTTGCTGCCAACGTTAGCCTAGCTTTTCTTGGGAGTACACGAGAAAATATGCGAACTGATTTGCATAATTCCCACAACGCTTTGTTTGATGTCATCGACACTAATGGTGACGGCCACGTTTCAGTGGAGGAGTTCAAGGTCTACTTGAAGGTGGTGGCCCCAGAGGTGACAGAGGATCAAGCCAAGCATGCTTTTAATGTTATTGATGCTGACAAGAACAAGGAAATCAGTCGAGAGGAGTTCTTGGCAGGTGCTGAAGATTTCTTCCTTGGTGTTGAAGAGACAGAGCTTGCTGCAGCATTCATGGGAAAGCTGGTGGACTAAGTCATGCAATTGGACTAAACACTGTATTATAGTGAAGTGGACTGAACAAACTCTGTATTACCGTAGTATAGCCCATGAAGTAAAGAAGCTATAGTAGCTGTAGAGATAATTAGCAGTAGCTATGCcatttgtgtgcatgcatgggattaTTACAATTTAGTAATAACATCTCTGTTAACTTCCACTATTGATGGGGTTAGTTTAGTAATGTTTGAGATTGTTGTATGCAGTGAAGTATCAAGTCAAAGACGACATACTAGACCATGTAACTGACATGCTCTTAGAAAAGCATTAGGCATGCATACAGCTGTCATAACAACGAGAAAGGAGTGCATGTAACCAGTTCCCCAGGCACAGATATGGTTAGTGGTGCTGACAAGGTTACCATGTTATGGCAAGAAACCAATGAAGTACATATGTGTTTTCCCATGCAAGAACAGTAATAAAGTACTGAGTGGATACAAGTGTTTTCCCAAGAACCATCATTGTGGTATTCAATCATCAtctgttattatgcctcggtgtgcatgcgcaagcgaggtatacggtagtgtgtttgtgtgtgtgtgtgtgtgtgtagactgctacagctgctcaaggatcaatgaagtgcaagtaagagtttctataggcttcttagtcatgtttttttggattttaattcgtggatttgcttcgttctcgagttatgcctatttggaatgccattgcagccttttcagaagagtgcgtagccaaacttgttcactaagtgttgctactctatatacttagtagttagctctgcactagaacgctatatagctattggtagctgcaagagtgagaagagagctgcaaggctctgctgatgcagccattaattctAAACTTTTGACATCgtttttttaacaacaatcatggttgatcattacccactcttgaAGTTTCTGTTTCCCGGCGATTCTGCCTAGAGCATGCAGGTATTAATGCAAAAAAATGTATaaatagtagctttatgttatgtagctttgacacctccaccaaggcacccgcggtgctttcattaattaaGTAAATATCTACACCAGGAAGAAACATACAAGCATAGGAATCAACATTATAGTGGGAAAGGGACACAGTTGTCTATTCACTGCGTGTATGTAAggcataccgtatagtgaCAAGTTTTCgcgggttagcaatcctacaccaAAATTAATTCCATGAAAATTATTCATTATCtactataacgtgcaaagattaaaggcatgGATTCCGATAAGCAGCCAACtatgcaacgaaatgcttttagaggccattccacaaagtataagtgcctcgaaagtttcgcgctatatatacggtacatgtaatacataCGTGTCAACAATTTAAACTAGCATGGCATGCATTCATTCATGTGAAGGCTTGTGGACTATACGTAAGTCATGCAATTGGACTGATTTTTAAttaaaatgattattataaattaatgCAGTAACATATCAGTTGGCTTCgtctgagtgtgtgtactgtcgCTATACTTCTGTTGGCTATATTGACCAATGAAAGGGAAAGTAAAATGCTATAAACCCAGTCATGCATGTCCACTAATTATCAATCAATGCATATTTCCTTCGTTTTTCAGAGTTGCTTGTATTATATGGTGTATTTTAGGGGAGGCTGCAATTTTTAAATGAAACAGGAAACCTGCAAACTGActaacatgcagctgtactcTATTATCTAAGAATTAGTGTACACGGAAACATTggggttagagtaataaccaCAGAACTGGAaatgtggtgggtgtggctacatgGGTGTGTcatacagtatacacagaAACTGTCACTGAGCAAGCTTTAACCTAAAGCACACGAGAAAGATGGCTTACACAGAGCAACAGAAAGCCTACCATCTTAGGAAGATGAGGACCAGAGCTGCAAGACTGGATATCAACAAAGATGGATTCATTTCACGTGAAGACTATGAAATCATGAGCAAGAGATTGTCTGAATACAGCAAACTAACTGAAGAGCAAGCTAAGAAAATCCGTGATTCTGTTCTTGTTATAGCTGACGGCATAAAGCTCACTGGTGATACAAAGTATCCAGTTGAACAATTTGCTATGAAGATTAGTCAAGCTATTCTTGGGAATACAGGAGAAAATAATCGAACTGGTTTGCACGCTTCCCACAACGCTTTGTTTGATGTCATCGACACTAATGGTGATGGTCACATTTCAGTGGAGGAGTTCAAGGTCTACTTGAAGGTGGTGGCCCCGGACGTGACAGAGGATCAAGATAAGCATGCTTTTGATGTTATCGATGCTGACAAGAACGGGGAAATCAGCCGAGAGGAATTCTTGGCAGCTGCTGAAGATTTCTTTATTGGTGTTGAAGAGACAGAGCTTGCTGCAGCATTCATGGGAAAGCTGGTGGACTAAGTCAAGCAATTGGACTATAAACACTGTATTATAGTGAAGTGGACTGAACAAACTAACGCTGTATTAGCGTAATATAGCCCATGAAGTAAAGAAGCTATAGTAGCTGTAGAGATAATTAGCAGTAGCTATGCCATTTGTATGCATGAAATGTGACAATTTAGTAATAACATCTCTGTTAACTTCCACTATTAATAGGGTTAGTTCGATATAGTGAATGTGAATGTTTGAGATTGTTGTATATGCAGTGAAGTATAAAGTCAAAGACGACATACTAGACCATGTAACtgacatagcctcgatcccaggccttactttttcttgctgttgtcattgtTCGTCCATAAatgacatagtgaggcagcaaagaaagaaatgggcgtacagttaagaaaaagtaaggcctggtttgggaaatcgcgtgatccacaaggattttatgaacgtgggcgatatgtaagcccacaatcgtgacgtaagatattctcccacgcattcagagttaataagactgtactgagacaaccaccaagctgtgctgca
This region of Halichondria panicea chromosome 12, odHalPani1.1, whole genome shotgun sequence genomic DNA includes:
- the LOC135345632 gene encoding very-long-chain 3-oxoacyl-CoA reductase-like isoform X2; translated protein: MDYLREAVELFMSERFCVYRNVAAVVGSLVLLRFTLRFLCNACSWLRAYFLAPLGLGRTNLKKYGPWAVVTGASEGIGRGYALELARQGLNVVLMSRSQEKLDKVATEIKARYAGREVRVVPVDFSQGAEIFPQIAESVQDLDVGILVNNVGLGNEHPEVLLKMPIERMRKMVELNIQTLMHMSHLIMPQMVAKGRGLVINLSSAAAIRPGVMHTVYASTKSFVDFFSTSLSLEYASKGIIVQNVAPFFVATALSGMRRTNLFVADANQYARSALATVGIMSFTHGTLSHSMQAVLIRLIPQCLLIPGMWRAMKGAKAKYLKKQAKRK
- the LOC135345650 gene encoding luciferin-binding protein-like translates to MAYTEQQKAYHLRKMRTRAARLDINKDGFISREDYEIMSKRLSEYSKLTEEQAKKIRDSVLVIADGIKLTGDTKYPVEQFAMKISQAILGNTGENNRTGLHASHNALFDVIDTNGDGHISVEEFKVYLKVVAPDVTEDQDKHAFDVIDADKNGEISREEFLAAAEDFFIGVEETELAAAFMGKLVD
- the LOC135345632 gene encoding very-long-chain 3-oxoacyl-CoA reductase-like isoform X1 — encoded protein: MQSETIKLTGLELFPRLLEMDYLREAVELFMSERFCVYRNVAAVVGSLVLLRFTLRFLCNACSWLRAYFLAPLGLGRTNLKKYGPWAVVTGASEGIGRGYALELARQGLNVVLMSRSQEKLDKVATEIKARYAGREVRVVPVDFSQGAEIFPQIAESVQDLDVGILVNNVGLGNEHPEVLLKMPIERMRKMVELNIQTLMHMSHLIMPQMVAKGRGLVINLSSAAAIRPGVMHTVYASTKSFVDFFSTSLSLEYASKGIIVQNVAPFFVATALSGMRRTNLFVADANQYARSALATVGIMSFTHGTLSHSMQAVLIRLIPQCLLIPGMWRAMKGAKAKYLKKQAKRK
- the LOC135345652 gene encoding luciferin-binding protein-like, translated to MAYTEQQKAYHLRKMRTRAARLDINKDGFISREDYEIMSKRLAEYSKVTEEQAKKIRDSVLAVADSIKLTGDTKYPVEQFAMKISQTILGNTGEKNQTDLHTSHNALFDVIDTNGDGHISVEEFKVYLKVVAPGVTEDQDKHAFDVIDADKNGEISREEFLAAAEDFFIGVEETELAAAFMGKLVD
- the LOC135345651 gene encoding luciferin-binding protein-like — translated: MAYTEQQKAYHLRKMRTRAARLDINKDGFISREDYEIMSKRLSEYSKVTEEQAKKIRDSLLAVADSIKLTGDAKYPVKEFAANVSLAFLGSTRENMRTDLHNSHNALFDVIDTNGDGHVSVEEFKVYLKVVAPEVTEDQAKHAFNVIDADKNKEISREEFLAGAEDFFLGVEETELAAAFMGKLVD
- the LOC135345643 gene encoding ER membrane protein complex subunit 3-like, whose translation is MVELLIDPAIRQWVILPIVFITLVFGLVRHYVTVLLRNDSKTPTLEEIKDGQALMRSRALRENGGWIPRESFLMRKHFFHNEERGYFKTEQRAAANPMQAMGDPNMAFEMMKGTFTNVLPMIVIGGWINWTFAGFITTKVPFPLTLRFKSMLQRGIELKTLSASWVSSMSWYFLNVFGLRSIYGLILGADNAADQTRQMAQQMSMQGQSMGGKPPNMNQLFKDEWEALQVMTYRDHLSGVEEEVTQRGQLLPLTDPTLKKLH